In Liquorilactobacillus nagelii DSM 13675, the following proteins share a genomic window:
- a CDS encoding PDZ domain-containing protein — protein MVFETIEKFLLQPLVWLAILITGVTYARRISFERKQFRVAINRDFFEGRHFIKNFLILGIGGSLLTSLVGVMLPWQWIILYQILMGIGLLVYPFFKIDSFFFWWISLLSLMGASWISLRTAERLPKVISQSLTINHLELITSGAALLFIAGLLLLGKLIMLQRYQPLEVTPAIKRGKRGRRLVYYSWQDLALVPLVCLVPSNNLTNFFPGWFLITIANQPFQVFVLPLIISSGFKFWRQSAQAACRFEKISLLSLVLIFFAGSILCWLFPTKFELIVMLLLLLTLVILWFKRKFEQRESNWYVETHDGVRVIAVQPNTPAAKMKIQPGDEILICNGREVHNETEFYAALKTDATFCRFKIRNYAGELKLAQGAIYADSPHEIGLVIFH, from the coding sequence ATGGTATTTGAAACAATAGAAAAATTTTTGTTGCAACCATTAGTCTGGTTAGCAATTCTAATTACTGGTGTTACATATGCAAGAAGAATTTCTTTTGAACGGAAACAATTTCGTGTAGCAATTAATCGTGACTTTTTTGAGGGCAGACATTTTATTAAGAATTTTTTAATCTTAGGAATTGGTGGAAGTTTACTTACCAGTCTTGTCGGAGTCATGCTACCATGGCAGTGGATCATTCTTTATCAAATCTTGATGGGGATTGGATTATTGGTCTATCCTTTTTTCAAAATTGATAGTTTCTTTTTTTGGTGGATTAGTTTGTTGAGCTTAATGGGTGCTAGTTGGATTTCACTTAGAACAGCTGAACGGCTACCAAAAGTAATTAGTCAATCGCTAACAATTAATCATCTGGAATTGATAACTAGTGGGGCTGCATTGCTGTTTATTGCCGGTTTATTACTGTTAGGAAAACTGATAATGTTACAGCGATACCAACCCTTAGAGGTTACACCAGCAATTAAAAGGGGAAAACGGGGTCGTCGATTAGTTTACTATTCATGGCAAGATTTAGCTTTAGTACCATTAGTTTGTTTAGTACCAAGTAATAACTTGACAAATTTTTTTCCGGGGTGGTTTTTGATAACAATCGCTAATCAGCCTTTTCAAGTATTTGTGTTACCACTTATTATTAGTAGTGGTTTTAAGTTTTGGCGCCAATCAGCTCAAGCAGCTTGTCGGTTTGAAAAGATCAGTTTGTTGAGCTTAGTGCTGATTTTTTTTGCGGGCTCAATTCTGTGCTGGCTTTTTCCAACTAAATTTGAATTAATTGTTATGTTGTTATTGTTACTGACGTTGGTTATTTTATGGTTTAAGCGAAAGTTTGAACAGCGGGAAAGTAATTGGTATGTGGAGACTCACGATGGCGTTCGAGTAATTGCTGTTCAGCCAAATACTCCGGCAGCTAAAATGAAAATTCAGCCAGGAGATGAGATCTTAATCTGTAATGGTCGAGAGGTCCATAATGAAACAGAATTTTATGCGGCTTTAAAAACAGATGCCACTTTTTGTCGCTTTAAAATTCGCAACTATGCTGGTGAATTAAAATTAGCTCAAGGAGCCATTTATGCAGATTCGCCTCATGAAATTGGTCTAGTAATCTTTCATTAA
- the ftsX gene encoding permease-like cell division protein FtsX, producing MNSLTLKRHLKESFKSLKRNGWMTAAAISAVAVTLLLVGVLLSILLNIDKVASDIENDVQVRVLINRGTTKKQQEQLHQKLADLSEVKSIRYSSKKQELKNVIGSYGKEFKLFSGDDNPLNDVYVVKTKRPEQTVKVAKKAEQMKFVYTAKYGGASAKKLFHVVDSIRTWGVGISLLLLFVAVFLISNTIRITILSRKNEIAIMRLVGATNGFIRWPFILEGAWTGMFGALVPIVIVDFGYVWLYRVLTASLASTGYQLLTPAAFLFQIDLLLIVIGIVIGALGSAISMRRFLKI from the coding sequence ATGAATAGTCTGACACTCAAACGACATTTAAAAGAGAGTTTTAAAAGTCTTAAACGAAATGGTTGGATGACCGCAGCTGCTATTAGCGCAGTTGCGGTGACTCTTTTGCTGGTAGGAGTACTTTTGTCGATTTTATTGAATATTGATAAAGTGGCCTCAGATATTGAAAATGATGTTCAAGTTAGGGTTTTAATTAATCGAGGAACAACTAAAAAGCAGCAAGAACAGTTGCACCAAAAATTAGCTGATTTAAGTGAAGTTAAAAGTATTCGTTATTCAAGCAAAAAACAAGAACTGAAAAACGTTATTGGCAGCTATGGTAAGGAATTTAAACTTTTCAGTGGGGATGATAATCCATTAAATGATGTTTATGTGGTTAAAACCAAACGACCTGAACAAACAGTAAAAGTTGCCAAAAAAGCTGAGCAAATGAAATTTGTCTATACAGCGAAATATGGCGGAGCTTCAGCCAAAAAGCTATTTCATGTAGTTGATAGTATTCGAACTTGGGGTGTTGGAATTAGTTTATTGCTTTTGTTTGTAGCGGTTTTCCTAATTTCAAATACAATTCGAATTACAATTTTATCACGCAAAAATGAAATTGCAATTATGCGATTGGTTGGAGCTACGAATGGTTTTATTCGTTGGCCATTTATTTTGGAAGGTGCTTGGACGGGAATGTTTGGTGCCTTGGTGCCAATTGTGATTGTTGATTTTGGCTATGTTTGGCTCTATCGAGTTTTAACGGCGTCACTGGCCAGCACAGGGTATCAATTATTGACACCAGCAGCATTTTTATTTCAGATTGATTTACTATTGATTGTGATTGGAATTGTAATTGGAGCGTTGGGTTCAGCTATTTCAATGCGTCGGTTTTTAAAAATTTAG
- a CDS encoding response regulator transcription factor, whose translation MKKILVVDDEMAIVTLLKYNLETAGYQVTVAMDGQKAFDEAITDQYDFILLDLMLPKLDGLEVTKRLRQEKIKTPIMILTAKGEEYDKVIGLELGADDYLTKPFSPREVLARIKAIARRTTDTVDEELAINSAKEPQEIYHFPDFTIDLTNYSVIRAGKKVKLTPKEFELLAYFVKRPQRVLSRDKLLNGVWGFDYVGQTRMVDMHVSHLREKIENDPHQPQYIETVRGFGYRFEGKAE comes from the coding sequence TTGAAAAAAATTCTAGTAGTCGATGATGAAATGGCAATTGTTACTTTATTGAAATATAATTTGGAAACGGCGGGCTATCAAGTAACAGTGGCAATGGATGGACAAAAAGCTTTTGATGAAGCCATAACTGATCAATATGATTTTATTTTGTTGGATTTGATGTTGCCCAAGTTGGATGGCTTAGAAGTTACTAAACGTTTACGACAAGAAAAAATTAAAACTCCAATTATGATTTTAACTGCCAAGGGTGAAGAATATGATAAGGTTATTGGTCTAGAGTTGGGCGCGGATGATTATTTAACAAAACCTTTTTCACCACGAGAAGTTTTGGCTAGAATTAAAGCAATCGCTCGGCGAACTACCGATACAGTAGATGAAGAATTAGCAATAAATTCAGCAAAAGAACCACAAGAGATTTACCATTTTCCTGACTTTACAATTGATTTAACTAACTATTCGGTAATACGTGCTGGGAAAAAAGTTAAACTTACTCCAAAAGAGTTTGAGCTATTAGCTTATTTTGTTAAACGTCCTCAGCGAGTTTTGAGTCGAGATAAACTTTTGAATGGAGTTTGGGGTTTTGATTACGTTGGGCAAACCCGGATGGTTGACATGCATGTCAGTCATTTACGTGAAAAAATTGAAAACGATCCTCATCAACCGCAATATATTGAAACAGTCAGGGGGTTTGGTTATCGTTTTGAAGGTAAAGCTGAATAA
- a CDS encoding phosphate ABC transporter substrate-binding protein: MKKFKRVVFLVPSVLLIFFLSGCQQLNQESLTVAGSTAIQPIIEMAAAKYRQQRPNSYVNVQGGGSETGLSQVAERAIDIGTSDVFASKKASLQVHKLQDHKLAVSGIAVIVNAKTGVHNLSMRQVQKIFTGKITNWQQVGGKKLPITVINRAEGSGTRLNFETLALAHHSSMVAQEQASSGTAYQIVKETAGAVSYVAFPYVQAGVIAPKIDEVKPTVANVEDNHWKLWSYEHLYTRQNPSQKVRDFINYLGSSQVKKIILKLGFIPVSAMNVARNRYGTIETVK, encoded by the coding sequence GTGAAAAAGTTTAAACGAGTGGTGTTTCTTGTGCCCAGTGTTTTGCTAATATTCTTTTTAAGCGGTTGTCAGCAATTAAACCAGGAGTCGTTGACGGTTGCCGGTTCAACAGCGATTCAGCCGATTATCGAAATGGCGGCAGCAAAGTACCGGCAACAACGACCAAATAGTTATGTCAATGTACAAGGTGGTGGTTCAGAAACCGGTTTGAGCCAAGTTGCTGAAAGAGCAATCGATATTGGAACTTCAGATGTTTTTGCTTCCAAAAAGGCCAGCCTACAGGTTCATAAATTGCAAGATCACAAATTGGCAGTCAGTGGAATTGCAGTGATTGTCAATGCTAAAACGGGAGTTCATAATTTAAGTATGAGGCAGGTTCAAAAAATTTTTACTGGGAAAATAACTAATTGGCAGCAAGTTGGCGGTAAAAAACTGCCGATTACAGTAATTAATCGAGCTGAAGGAAGCGGTACGCGATTGAACTTTGAGACTTTAGCTCTTGCACATCATTCAAGCATGGTAGCACAAGAACAAGCTTCATCTGGAACGGCCTATCAAATTGTCAAAGAAACAGCAGGAGCAGTCTCATATGTTGCTTTTCCCTATGTTCAAGCGGGAGTTATCGCACCGAAAATTGATGAAGTTAAGCCGACTGTTGCTAATGTGGAAGATAATCACTGGAAACTTTGGTCATATGAGCATTTATACACGCGACAAAACCCAAGTCAAAAGGTTCGGGATTTCATCAATTATTTGGGCTCAAGCCAAGTAAAAAAAATAATTCTTAAATTAGGTTTTATTCCAGTTTCTGCTATGAATGTAGCTCGCAATCGATATGGAACGATTGAAACAGTTAAATAA
- the pnpS gene encoding two-component system histidine kinase PnpS, protein MKQSGGLVIVLKVKLNKIIKNVVVDFAIIFTVLLITFGLFISLNNLPASELFGSKKWLLLVFSSLFFSLLDTSYRYWQQKKRQEKILLLSEKLRAIIAGEKPQHLLLAPSDPYFELAQSINQVQSLQRDIFKHYLTQQRGYFSLIEYLTIGVMVLDQDQKIYLSNHAMSDLMGREMNLKGHLYADELRNYDLSHLIETTFQTKKDQHTELKLEFNAKIVDAHSVFVPVSQHHFLVMVLLYDLTELKEIEQMQLDFVSNVSHELKTPITAITGFSETLLNGAMNDQVALPQFLKIIQQESLKLTALVEDILSLARISTNTTLKLKKIRLQTYLAEVLQSFQPEIKKKEIQVHNKVPADFIVDSDDHKLRHVINNLLQNAIKYNDVGGEVWISCQQTSQNWQLIVRDNGWGIPQDQQERVFERFFRIENSRSRQTGGTGLGLAVVKEYVAAMKGKIKVTSQVGVGSEFTIILPLVGFGKREDSREKV, encoded by the coding sequence TTGAAACAGTCAGGGGGTTTGGTTATCGTTTTGAAGGTAAAGCTGAATAAAATTATAAAAAATGTTGTGGTTGATTTTGCAATAATTTTTACAGTTTTGTTAATTACTTTTGGTCTATTTATTAGCTTGAATAATTTGCCAGCCAGTGAATTGTTCGGATCAAAAAAATGGCTATTGTTAGTTTTTAGCAGCCTTTTTTTTAGTTTGTTAGATACTAGTTATCGTTATTGGCAACAAAAAAAACGACAAGAAAAAATATTGTTGTTGAGCGAAAAATTGCGAGCAATCATTGCAGGTGAAAAACCACAACATTTGTTGTTAGCTCCAAGTGATCCATACTTTGAATTAGCGCAGTCAATTAATCAAGTGCAAAGCTTGCAACGAGATATTTTTAAACATTATTTAACCCAGCAGCGGGGGTATTTTTCATTAATTGAGTATTTAACGATTGGTGTAATGGTGCTAGATCAGGATCAAAAGATTTATCTCAGTAATCATGCAATGAGTGATTTAATGGGTCGCGAGATGAATTTGAAAGGACACTTATATGCCGATGAATTACGAAACTATGATTTGAGTCATTTGATTGAAACAACTTTTCAGACAAAAAAAGATCAACATACTGAATTGAAATTAGAATTTAATGCTAAAATAGTTGATGCACATAGTGTTTTTGTACCAGTTAGTCAACACCATTTTCTGGTTATGGTTTTATTGTATGATTTAACTGAATTAAAAGAAATTGAACAAATGCAGTTGGATTTTGTTAGCAATGTTAGTCATGAATTAAAAACACCAATCACTGCCATTACAGGTTTTAGTGAAACCTTACTAAATGGAGCTATGAATGACCAAGTAGCATTACCGCAATTTTTAAAAATTATTCAACAGGAGAGTTTGAAATTAACGGCTTTGGTAGAAGATATTTTATCCCTAGCAAGAATTTCAACCAATACAACTTTAAAATTAAAAAAAATTAGATTGCAGACTTATCTAGCTGAAGTTTTACAAAGTTTTCAACCAGAAATCAAAAAGAAAGAAATTCAAGTTCATAATAAAGTTCCGGCTGATTTTATTGTTGATAGTGATGACCACAAACTTCGGCATGTGATTAACAATTTATTACAAAATGCGATTAAATACAATGATGTTGGTGGTGAAGTATGGATATCTTGCCAGCAAACGTCACAAAACTGGCAGTTGATTGTCCGTGACAATGGTTGGGGCATTCCGCAGGACCAACAAGAACGAGTTTTCGAACGTTTTTTCCGAATTGAAAATTCTCGTTCACGTCAAACTGGGGGAACAGGGTTAGGCTTGGCAGTTGTTAAGGAATATGTGGCAGCGATGAAGGGAAAAATTAAAGTTACTAGTCAAGTTGGAGTTGGCTCTGAATTCACAATTATTCTTCCCTTAGTTGGGTTCGGAAAGCGAGAGGATAGTCGTGAAAAAGTTTAA